The following coding sequences are from one bacterium SCSIO 12741 window:
- a CDS encoding SRPBCC family protein: MTILSSKWMLAGLALLAILLILFVMGKKEVKTSIVINASTDQVWQALSSPEKIKEWNTVLIPLSGEFKEGTMVQYNFVQDENSSTQLGAKVVKIEPKRLINQEGGPVGILTFNHSYILEPDGDLCRVTIHEKYRGIMVPFWNPNAVEKAYERLLQQLKNHVENE, from the coding sequence ATGACAATTTTAAGTTCAAAATGGATGTTAGCAGGATTAGCCCTATTGGCTATCCTGCTTATCCTGTTTGTAATGGGTAAAAAAGAAGTAAAAACGAGCATCGTAATAAATGCTTCCACCGATCAAGTGTGGCAAGCCTTAAGTAGTCCTGAGAAAATTAAAGAATGGAATACTGTGCTTATTCCCCTTTCAGGAGAGTTTAAAGAAGGTACAATGGTTCAGTACAATTTTGTTCAGGATGAAAATAGCAGTACCCAGCTCGGTGCCAAAGTGGTTAAAATCGAGCCGAAGCGGCTAATTAATCAAGAAGGTGGACCTGTTGGAATTCTCACCTTTAATCACAGCTATATTTTGGAACCTGATGGTGACCTTTGTCGCGTTACTATTCACGAAAAATACCGAGGTATAATGGTTCCTTTCTGGAATCCGAATGCGGTAGAAAAAGCCTACGAAAGATTGCTGCAACAGCTTAAAAACCACGTAGAGAATGAGTAA
- a CDS encoding AraC family transcriptional regulator → MSNIFTIESVSQIHEFLGLSGPKHPLITVLPIDERIVTANYGDTTFVMDLFQISLKKGIEGNISYGRNSYDFKDGTVVFTKPDQAMKFSTQEDFSNVSGWTIIFHPDLIRKSELGKIIDNYDFFSYEIFEALHLSTEEQEVLTELAEKIKREYEYIIDRHSQELMVSNIKLLLDYCTRYYDRQFYTRSNLNKDLVSRFELLLHNYFKEDKQRALGVPTVKYFGEAMNMSAHYLSDMLKKESGRSAQDHIYTHLMDLAKTRLLNSTAPISQIAYGLGFEYPNHFSKLFKSKVGMSPVDFRSNN, encoded by the coding sequence ATGAGTAACATTTTCACAATAGAATCGGTAAGTCAAATCCATGAGTTTTTGGGATTATCTGGCCCCAAACATCCATTAATAACCGTTCTGCCGATTGACGAACGAATCGTTACTGCAAACTATGGCGATACTACTTTTGTCATGGATCTGTTTCAAATCAGTCTAAAAAAAGGGATTGAAGGAAACATTTCCTATGGACGTAATTCTTACGACTTTAAGGATGGCACCGTGGTTTTTACCAAACCGGATCAAGCCATGAAGTTTTCCACCCAGGAAGACTTTAGCAATGTATCGGGTTGGACCATCATATTTCACCCTGATTTGATTCGTAAATCAGAATTGGGAAAGATTATTGATAACTACGATTTTTTCTCCTATGAAATCTTTGAAGCCCTTCACCTATCAACCGAAGAACAGGAAGTACTTACCGAATTAGCGGAAAAGATTAAAAGAGAATACGAATACATTATTGACCGCCATAGTCAGGAATTGATGGTGTCGAACATTAAACTCTTACTGGATTATTGCACCCGGTATTACGATCGTCAATTTTACACCCGTTCGAATCTGAATAAAGACCTGGTCAGTCGATTTGAGTTGTTGCTTCACAATTATTTTAAGGAGGATAAACAACGAGCGCTGGGTGTACCAACGGTAAAGTACTTTGGAGAGGCTATGAATATGTCCGCGCATTACTTAAGCGATATGCTTAAAAAAGAAAGTGGCCGGAGCGCACAGGATCACATTTATACTCACTTAATGGATTTGGCCAAAACCCGATTGCTAAATTCAACCGCACCTATTAGTCAAATAGCCTATGGATTGGGTTTTGAATACCCCAATCACTTCAGCAAGCTGTTTAAATCAAAGGTAGGGATGAGTCCAGTAGATTTCAGGTCAAATAACTGA
- the mnmE gene encoding tRNA uridine-5-carboxymethylaminomethyl(34) synthesis GTPase MnmE, giving the protein MNVSDSTIVALATPQGVGAIGVIRLSGPEAISIANSVFSKDLSNKAGHTAHFGDIRDGETILDEVLMTLFKDGKSYTGEEVVEISCHGSPYILQNVMRLLTSKGAVPAEPGEFTLRAFLNGKLDLSQAEAVADLIASNSEAAHKVAMNQMRGGFSRQIKELREQLIHFASLVELELDFSEEDVEFADRTQLEELIQKTLKVISGLIASFKTGNAIRNGVPVAIVGKPNAGKSTLLNALLNEERALVTDIAGTTRDTVEDEMVIEGIYFRFIDTAGLRQTEDTVEAMGVQRAWEKMESADIVLYLFDLTNNTPEEAANNLVELQQRSGEEAVILSLANKSDKVDDQKIAAFQNDLEFVSLSAKQKEGLQELKDKLVQLVLSGRTGENETLITNIRHFQSLTKTAEALDAVQNGMQMGISGDLLAADIRQALFHLGEITGEITTDDLLGNIFSKFCIGK; this is encoded by the coding sequence ATGAATGTATCGGATTCTACCATCGTTGCTTTGGCCACTCCTCAGGGGGTAGGTGCTATTGGCGTAATTCGCCTTTCTGGTCCAGAGGCTATTAGTATTGCGAATTCAGTTTTTTCCAAGGATTTATCGAACAAGGCTGGGCATACGGCTCACTTTGGTGATATTCGGGATGGAGAAACCATTCTGGATGAGGTGTTGATGACGCTCTTTAAAGATGGGAAAAGTTATACCGGCGAAGAGGTGGTTGAAATTTCTTGCCACGGTTCTCCCTACATTCTCCAAAATGTGATGCGTTTGCTCACAAGCAAAGGTGCCGTTCCTGCTGAGCCGGGAGAATTTACTCTGCGCGCATTTCTCAATGGAAAACTCGATTTGAGTCAGGCTGAGGCCGTGGCTGATTTAATTGCCTCCAATTCTGAAGCCGCCCATAAGGTTGCTATGAATCAGATGCGTGGTGGATTTTCCCGACAAATCAAAGAGTTGCGCGAACAGCTTATTCATTTCGCATCCCTGGTCGAGCTGGAACTCGATTTTAGTGAGGAAGATGTTGAGTTTGCTGACCGCACGCAACTGGAAGAACTGATTCAGAAAACCCTAAAAGTCATTTCCGGGCTCATCGCTTCGTTTAAAACCGGGAATGCCATTCGAAATGGAGTCCCTGTAGCCATTGTCGGTAAGCCCAATGCCGGAAAGTCGACTTTGCTAAACGCTTTACTCAATGAAGAGCGTGCTTTGGTAACCGACATCGCTGGAACCACTCGGGATACCGTGGAAGACGAAATGGTGATCGAAGGCATCTATTTCCGCTTTATCGATACAGCCGGTCTACGCCAAACCGAGGATACCGTGGAGGCTATGGGCGTACAACGCGCCTGGGAAAAAATGGAAAGCGCCGATATCGTTCTTTATCTATTTGATTTAACGAACAATACTCCGGAAGAAGCCGCCAACAACTTGGTAGAACTTCAACAACGGAGTGGGGAAGAGGCCGTTATTCTTTCCCTGGCCAATAAAAGCGATAAGGTAGACGATCAGAAAATTGCAGCCTTTCAAAATGACCTCGAGTTTGTTTCGCTTTCTGCCAAGCAAAAGGAGGGACTCCAAGAGCTGAAAGATAAATTGGTCCAGTTGGTTCTTTCCGGACGCACGGGAGAAAACGAAACCTTAATCACCAACATTCGCCACTTTCAGTCGCTGACCAAAACCGCCGAAGCATTGGATGCGGTTCAAAATGGCATGCAAATGGGCATATCCGGCGATCTGTTGGCCGCTGATATTCGTCAAGCCCTATTCCACCTGGGCGAGATCACTGGAGAGATCACCACCGATGATTTGTTGGGGAATATCTTTTCGAAGTTTTGTATTGGGAAGTAA
- a CDS encoding T9SS type A sorting domain-containing protein, producing the protein MKTQHLLFTLLFSLLGCFGLQAQTYYMYGQVINISSPTIVSIDANGSTRTVTTDSLGNFSDSVNTMGTTQGYISATVIDCNGNSQRASGSWNPGTSVWSTTVQLDGCPNTPPPPPACKALFSVSQVYQSGPGQAPIPFNVMIHNRSTGSNPTYLWDFGDGSTSTQAKPVHVYSGNGPYKVCLTVTSGSCTDTYCDTVKIDSNGHVTRGAGLTLWVDEYDESKLTSVASHHREEVNFKAYPNPANDQLMISVEAEEGQSMQLEMMTLTGKVVLAAQEDWTGSPVTLDIQDLAPGIYLLNVRSENWNAVQRIVVE; encoded by the coding sequence ATGAAAACTCAGCATTTACTTTTTACCCTCCTTTTTTCGCTCCTTGGCTGCTTTGGCCTTCAGGCGCAGACTTACTACATGTACGGACAGGTGATCAATATTTCATCACCCACAATCGTAAGCATTGATGCTAACGGATCTACACGAACCGTTACAACCGATTCACTGGGAAACTTCTCAGATAGTGTAAACACCATGGGAACTACCCAAGGATATATTTCGGCTACCGTGATCGATTGCAACGGAAATTCTCAACGTGCCAGTGGAAGTTGGAATCCCGGAACCTCGGTATGGTCAACTACGGTTCAATTGGATGGATGCCCAAACACTCCACCTCCACCACCCGCATGCAAGGCTTTATTTTCCGTCAGTCAGGTTTACCAGAGTGGACCGGGGCAAGCTCCAATTCCTTTCAACGTTATGATTCATAACCGGTCGACTGGAAGCAACCCAACTTATTTGTGGGATTTTGGAGATGGCTCCACGTCCACTCAGGCTAAACCAGTTCATGTGTACAGCGGCAATGGTCCATACAAAGTATGCCTTACGGTTACATCCGGATCCTGCACGGATACCTACTGCGATACTGTAAAGATCGATTCCAATGGTCACGTAACCCGTGGAGCAGGACTTACCCTCTGGGTAGATGAGTACGATGAGAGCAAATTGACTTCTGTGGCGTCTCACCACCGGGAAGAAGTTAATTTCAAAGCTTATCCTAATCCCGCCAACGATCAGCTTATGATTTCTGTAGAGGCGGAAGAAGGTCAATCCATGCAATTGGAAATGATGACCTTAACAGGAAAGGTTGTTCTGGCAGCACAAGAGGATTGGACAGGTTCTCCGGTCACTCTCGATATTCAGGATTTGGCACCTGGTATTTACTTGCTAAATGTCCGTTCTGAAAACTGGAATGCCGTTCAGCGCATTGTTGTTGAATAA
- a CDS encoding RNA polymerase sigma factor: MDALDKSLLKAIRKGDRRAQLKLYDSCFSLLMGVAIRYRLDPDKSAELINDTFIKALKKLDHYQVGTSFRAWIKTIMIHTVIDDFRKQQRNREMAATDEQLEYGGKQVAYNDYIRDERIREILKVLEVLPRLPAMCSTCLRWRDTPTKRLPNC, from the coding sequence TTGGACGCATTAGATAAGTCGTTACTGAAGGCGATTCGGAAAGGGGATCGTCGAGCTCAGCTGAAATTGTACGATAGCTGTTTCAGTCTGTTAATGGGTGTGGCCATCCGTTACCGACTGGATCCAGACAAGTCTGCCGAGTTAATTAACGACACTTTTATCAAAGCGCTTAAAAAGCTGGATCACTATCAGGTGGGCACCTCGTTTCGAGCCTGGATTAAGACCATAATGATACACACGGTGATTGACGATTTTCGGAAGCAACAACGCAACCGAGAGATGGCAGCCACCGATGAGCAATTGGAATACGGAGGCAAGCAGGTGGCTTATAACGACTACATACGCGATGAAAGGATTCGGGAAATTCTAAAGGTCCTGGAGGTACTCCCCCGGCTACCCGCTATGTGTTCAACCTGTTTGCGCTGGAGGGATACGCCCACAAAGAGATTGCCGAATTGCTAA
- the xth gene encoding exodeoxyribonuclease III, producing MASKLISWNVNGVRAAVKKGLIDIIYDLNPDVLCLQETKAQDDQVAEALQDLKGYHVYSNSAVKKGYSGTAIISKEKPLSIHPNIGITEHDQEGRVLMAEFEDYYLVTVYVPNSQNKLARLDYRANWDHDFRMYLDNLQKTKPVVVCGDMNVCHREIDIARPKPNYNKSPGYTQKEIDGMDNFIDESGFVDTFRALHPDEVKYSWWSLRGGARANNVGWRIDYFLVSQGMFEKVQEADILTEVMGSDHCPVLLQLS from the coding sequence ATGGCTTCAAAATTGATATCCTGGAATGTTAACGGAGTGCGGGCTGCCGTCAAAAAAGGGCTCATTGATATTATCTACGATCTGAATCCCGACGTACTTTGTTTGCAAGAAACCAAAGCACAGGATGATCAAGTAGCAGAGGCCTTGCAAGATTTGAAGGGATACCATGTTTATTCCAATTCTGCCGTTAAAAAGGGGTATTCGGGAACAGCCATTATCAGCAAGGAAAAACCCTTGAGCATTCATCCCAATATCGGTATCACTGAGCATGATCAGGAAGGCCGGGTATTGATGGCTGAGTTTGAAGATTACTACCTGGTAACGGTTTATGTACCCAACTCCCAAAACAAATTGGCCCGCCTTGATTACCGGGCAAATTGGGACCACGATTTCCGTATGTACCTGGACAATCTTCAGAAAACCAAGCCCGTAGTTGTTTGTGGAGATATGAACGTATGTCACCGTGAAATTGACATCGCCCGGCCTAAGCCGAACTACAACAAATCTCCTGGATATACCCAAAAGGAAATTGACGGAATGGACAACTTTATCGACGAATCGGGCTTTGTAGACACCTTCCGTGCGCTGCACCCCGATGAAGTAAAATACAGCTGGTGGAGCCTACGCGGTGGAGCCCGAGCCAATAACGTGGGCTGGCGTATCGATTACTTCCTGGTATCCCAAGGCATGTTCGAAAAAGTGCAAGAGGCCGATATTTTGACCGAAGTAATGGGCTCTGACCATTGTCCGGTTTTGCTTCAGCTTAGCTAA
- a CDS encoding T9SS type A sorting domain-containing protein, translated as MASKKNSRRKFLKNTTLGALSLGVLPLVSKDAMATGNITDACDPTTLDYYGEGPFYTANPPQIQGGKLADSSEPGERLIISGRVTNLDCSQVIPDTIIDVWHADDAGAYDNVGYKLRGQTKSNFNGFFQFETIMPGKYLNGAQYRPAHIHFKITPPGGTTLTTQLYFLGDTDIPGDAAASISSGQFDATDRTISVHKNGQGVWEGSWDVIVDGQGVSTGLNEAHVDKGMIYRVSPNPFTDRVEIFYGVFRPAQVKISVFDMQGNEVAHLSEENLNAEKYTAEWRPEADLPKGYYFISLKVNDQQVHYQKVLRN; from the coding sequence ATGGCTTCTAAAAAAAATTCGCGACGAAAATTTCTTAAAAATACCACCCTGGGAGCCTTGTCTTTGGGCGTGTTGCCTTTGGTATCCAAAGACGCAATGGCAACCGGAAATATAACCGATGCCTGCGATCCAACTACCCTGGATTATTATGGTGAAGGTCCTTTTTATACAGCCAATCCACCCCAGATTCAGGGAGGGAAATTGGCCGATTCTTCTGAACCGGGCGAACGGTTGATCATAAGTGGTCGAGTTACGAATCTGGATTGTTCCCAGGTGATTCCTGATACTATCATTGATGTATGGCATGCTGATGATGCCGGGGCTTATGACAATGTAGGCTACAAGCTTCGAGGGCAAACCAAATCCAATTTCAACGGATTTTTTCAGTTTGAAACCATTATGCCGGGTAAATACCTGAACGGGGCTCAATACAGACCGGCACATATCCATTTTAAGATCACGCCTCCAGGAGGAACAACACTCACCACGCAGCTCTATTTTCTCGGTGATACAGATATTCCGGGCGATGCTGCCGCTTCGATTTCATCGGGACAATTCGATGCTACCGATCGAACGATAAGTGTACATAAAAATGGCCAGGGCGTTTGGGAAGGCTCCTGGGATGTTATTGTGGACGGACAGGGTGTTTCTACCGGATTAAACGAAGCTCATGTAGATAAGGGGATGATTTACCGGGTTAGTCCCAACCCTTTTACCGATCGGGTTGAGATATTCTATGGTGTATTCCGCCCAGCTCAGGTCAAAATAAGTGTGTTTGACATGCAGGGCAATGAAGTGGCCCACCTTTCGGAAGAAAACTTGAATGCAGAGAAGTACACGGCAGAATGGAGGCCAGAAGCAGATTTGCCCAAAGGCTACTATTTCATTTCCCTAAAGGTGAACGATCAGCAGGTACACTATCAAAAAGTACTCAGGAACTAA
- the sucD gene encoding succinate--CoA ligase subunit alpha, with protein sequence MSVLVNKDSKVIVQGFTGGEGTFHAGQMIEYGTNVVGGVTPGKGGQTHLDRPVFNTVEDAVKQTGADVTIIFVPPAFAADAIMEAAEAGIKVIVAITEGIPVADMVNVKNYLSNFDCTLVGPNCPGVITPGEAKVGIMPGFVFKSGKIGIVSKSGTLTYEAADQVVKAGLGISTAIGIGGDPIIGTSTKAAVQRLVEDPDTEAIVMIGEIGGNYEAQASRWLKEIGNPKPVVGFIAGQTAPKGKRMGHAGAIIGGKDDTAEAKMAIMRECGIHVAESPAQIGHTLLEALKGVQA encoded by the coding sequence ATGAGCGTATTAGTCAATAAAGATTCTAAGGTCATCGTACAGGGTTTCACCGGAGGTGAAGGAACCTTTCACGCAGGCCAGATGATTGAATATGGAACCAACGTGGTAGGTGGAGTAACTCCTGGAAAAGGTGGACAGACTCACTTGGATCGTCCGGTTTTTAATACTGTTGAAGACGCGGTTAAACAAACCGGGGCTGACGTAACTATCATTTTTGTACCACCTGCTTTTGCCGCTGACGCAATTATGGAAGCTGCTGAAGCTGGTATTAAAGTAATTGTTGCGATTACAGAAGGTATTCCAGTTGCCGACATGGTTAACGTGAAAAACTACTTGAGCAACTTCGACTGTACGTTGGTAGGTCCAAACTGCCCAGGTGTTATTACCCCAGGTGAAGCCAAAGTGGGTATCATGCCAGGATTTGTTTTCAAATCAGGTAAAATCGGAATCGTTTCTAAGTCTGGTACCCTTACCTACGAAGCTGCTGATCAGGTAGTGAAAGCTGGATTGGGAATTTCTACCGCTATCGGAATTGGTGGAGACCCTATCATTGGTACCTCTACTAAAGCTGCTGTTCAGCGTTTGGTAGAAGATCCTGACACCGAAGCCATCGTTATGATTGGTGAGATTGGTGGTAACTACGAAGCTCAGGCTTCTCGCTGGTTGAAAGAAATTGGTAACCCAAAACCTGTTGTAGGATTTATCGCTGGTCAAACCGCTCCTAAAGGAAAAAGAATGGGTCACGCTGGTGCGATCATCGGTGGAAAAGACGATACTGCTGAGGCTAAAATGGCTATTATGCGTGAATGTGGAATTCACGTGGCAGAAAGCCCCGCTCAAATTGGACACACTTTGCTTGAAGCCCTTAAAGGCGTTCAGGCTTAA